One genomic segment of Nocardia sp. XZ_19_385 includes these proteins:
- a CDS encoding peroxiredoxin, protein MKPGQLAPQFELPDQTGTTRSLDELLAGGPVVLFFYPGANTPVCTKEACHFRDLATEFKALGATCVGISADRVDVQAGFAERQGLGYPLLSDVDGTVAEQFGVKRGLLGKLAPVKRQTFVIGTDRTVGKVITGELRADVHADEALQYLRANAG, encoded by the coding sequence ATGAAGCCAGGCCAGCTCGCTCCCCAGTTCGAGCTCCCCGACCAGACCGGCACCACCCGTTCCCTCGACGAGTTGCTCGCCGGCGGACCCGTGGTGCTGTTCTTCTATCCCGGCGCGAACACCCCGGTGTGCACCAAGGAGGCGTGCCACTTCCGGGATCTCGCCACCGAGTTCAAGGCGCTCGGCGCCACCTGCGTCGGCATCAGCGCGGATCGGGTGGACGTGCAGGCCGGGTTCGCCGAACGGCAGGGGCTGGGTTATCCGCTGCTGTCGGATGTCGACGGCACGGTGGCCGAGCAGTTCGGCGTCAAGCGTGGCCTGCTCGGCAAGCTCGCGCCGGTGAAGCGGCAGACCTTCGTCATCGGGACCGACCGCACCGTCGGCAAGGTGATCACCGGTGAGCTGCGCGCCGACGTGCACGCGGACGAGGCCCTGCAGTATCTGCGAGCGAACGCCGGGTAA
- a CDS encoding permease, with protein MTMREGQPVDANSSTSTWRGRLIGSLAVVGVLVVAYFILSAFIPRWWAQRLAESIHGSFSKGIWWGLLLGGLCTLIPLLLLLFAGSMWRRRGGKFIAGAAAVLGVIVALPNLMTLTIVWGGNNAAHAGERILDVDAPAFRGATLVGFLLAIALFLFIAFLDVRRGWRRRQAAKSAARTETVYAEPDTTYVDPDTKATRHDGL; from the coding sequence ATGACGATGCGCGAAGGGCAACCGGTCGACGCGAATTCCAGCACCTCCACCTGGCGTGGGCGACTTATCGGCTCACTCGCCGTGGTCGGGGTCTTGGTCGTCGCGTACTTCATCCTCAGCGCGTTCATCCCGCGCTGGTGGGCCCAGCGCCTGGCCGAGTCGATCCACGGCAGTTTCTCCAAGGGCATCTGGTGGGGTCTGCTGCTCGGCGGCCTGTGCACGCTGATCCCCTTGCTCTTGCTGCTGTTCGCCGGGTCGATGTGGCGCCGCCGCGGCGGAAAGTTCATCGCCGGGGCCGCTGCAGTGCTCGGCGTCATCGTGGCGCTGCCCAACCTCATGACACTGACCATCGTGTGGGGCGGGAACAACGCCGCGCATGCCGGCGAGCGGATTCTCGATGTCGACGCCCCCGCCTTCCGCGGGGCCACCCTCGTCGGCTTCCTCCTTGCCATCGCGCTCTTCTTGTTCATCGCGTTCCTCGACGTACGCCGCGGCTGGCGGCGTCGGCAGGCAGCCAAGTCCGCGGCCCGCACCGAGACGGTCTACGCCGAGCCGGATACCACCTACGTGGACCCGGACACGAAGGCGACACGCCATGACGGACTGTGA
- the hisI gene encoding phosphoribosyl-AMP cyclohydrolase, whose translation MSLDPAIASRLKRNEAGLVAAVAQEKSTGDVLMVAWMDDEALARTLATRKATYYSRSRQQYWVKGETSGHTQYVHEVRLDCDGDTVLLVVDQEGAACHTGTHTCFDSDVLLGEPN comes from the coding sequence ATGAGTTTGGATCCCGCCATCGCGAGTCGCCTCAAGCGCAACGAGGCCGGACTGGTCGCGGCGGTCGCGCAGGAGAAGAGCACCGGGGACGTGCTGATGGTCGCCTGGATGGATGACGAGGCGCTGGCCCGCACGCTGGCGACCCGCAAGGCCACCTACTACTCGCGGTCGCGGCAGCAGTACTGGGTCAAGGGGGAGACCTCCGGGCATACGCAATACGTGCACGAGGTCCGGCTCGACTGCGACGGTGACACCGTGCTGCTGGTGGTCGATCAGGAGGGGGCGGCCTGCCACACGGGCACGCACACCTGCTTCGACAGCGATGTGCTGCTCGGGGAACCGAACTAG
- a CDS encoding MarR family winged helix-turn-helix transcriptional regulator, whose amino-acid sequence MTRLPSALDTQLQRESGVTHFEYWVLTLLSEEPGHRLQMSDLASKANSSLSRLSHVVSKLERMGWAERSTQAGKRGVQAVLTDAGYQKVVAAAPGYLDAVRHLVFDGLSPEESAQLAELSEILSKRLTEALTNPDD is encoded by the coding sequence ATGACCCGGCTGCCGAGCGCCTTGGATACCCAATTGCAGCGCGAGTCCGGGGTTACCCATTTTGAGTATTGGGTCCTGACTCTGCTATCCGAAGAACCAGGTCATCGCCTGCAGATGAGCGACCTGGCCAGCAAAGCTAATTCATCGCTATCGCGCTTGTCGCATGTGGTGTCGAAGCTGGAGCGGATGGGGTGGGCCGAGCGCTCCACCCAGGCGGGCAAACGCGGGGTGCAAGCGGTGCTCACCGACGCCGGATATCAAAAGGTCGTCGCCGCGGCGCCCGGGTATCTGGACGCGGTCCGGCACCTCGTCTTCGATGGGCTCAGCCCCGAAGAGAGCGCGCAGCTGGCCGAACTCAGCGAGATCCTGTCCAAACGCCTCACCGAAGCACTGACCAACCCCGACGACTAG
- the hisF gene encoding imidazole glycerol phosphate synthase subunit HisF: MTLAVRVIPCLDVDAGRVVKGVNFENLRDAGDPVELAATYDAQGADELTFLDVTASTGDRGTMIDVVTRTAEQIFIPLTVGGGVRTVEDVDRLLRAGADKVSVNTAAIARPEVLREMSERFGSQCIVLSVDARTVPQGQPATPSGWEVTTHGGKRGTGIDAVEWAVRGAELGVGEILLNSMDADGTKAGFDLKMIESVRAAVTVPVIASGGAGALEHFAPAVHAGADAVLAASVFHFGDLTIGQVKDSMRAEGIVVR; this comes from the coding sequence ATGACGTTGGCGGTACGCGTGATTCCGTGCCTGGATGTGGACGCGGGCCGGGTCGTCAAGGGCGTCAACTTCGAGAACCTGCGCGACGCCGGCGACCCGGTCGAACTGGCCGCCACCTACGACGCGCAGGGCGCCGACGAGCTCACCTTCCTCGATGTCACCGCCTCCACCGGCGACCGCGGCACCATGATCGACGTGGTCACCCGCACCGCCGAGCAGATCTTCATCCCGCTGACCGTCGGCGGCGGCGTGCGCACGGTCGAGGACGTGGACCGGTTGCTGCGCGCGGGCGCGGACAAGGTGTCGGTGAACACCGCCGCCATCGCCCGTCCGGAGGTGCTGCGCGAGATGTCGGAGCGGTTCGGTTCGCAGTGCATCGTGCTCTCGGTCGACGCGCGCACCGTCCCGCAAGGCCAGCCCGCGACGCCCTCGGGCTGGGAAGTCACCACGCACGGCGGCAAGCGCGGTACCGGCATCGACGCGGTCGAATGGGCCGTGCGCGGCGCCGAACTCGGCGTCGGCGAGATCCTGCTGAACTCGATGGACGCCGACGGCACCAAAGCCGGCTTCGACCTGAAGATGATCGAATCCGTGCGCGCCGCGGTCACGGTCCCGGTGATCGCCAGCGGCGGCGCGGGCGCGCTCGAGCATTTCGCTCCGGCGGTGCACGCGGGCGCGGACGCGGTGCTGGCCGCGAGCGTCTTCCACTTCGGCGACCTCACCATCGGCCAGGTCAAGGACTCCATGCGTGCGGAAGGGATCGTGGTCCGATGA